A single region of the Melospiza georgiana isolate bMelGeo1 chromosome 7, bMelGeo1.pri, whole genome shotgun sequence genome encodes:
- the ITGA6 gene encoding integrin alpha-6 isoform X2 → MALAAGSRAGRERMAALLVLYLPLLPGLAGAFNLDTDNVISWSGETGSLFGFSLAMHRQLQPQEKRLLLVGAPREKAFPAQQANRTGGLYSCDIASPSTNCLRVKFDEETDPRMESKEDQWMGVTVQSQGPGGNVVTCAHRYEKRQYVNTVQETRDIIGRCYVLSQDLTIKDDMDNGVWSFCDGRLRGHEKFGSCQQGVAATFTRDYHYIVFGAPGTYNWKGVVRAEQKNQTFYDLGIFDDGPYEVGDESRQDKNLVPVPANSYLGFSLDSGKGIVSQDEMTFVSGAPRANHSGAVVLLKKEKNQRALSLEHMFEGEGLASSFGYDVAVVDLNSDGWQDIVVGAPQYFDRSGDIGGAVYIYMNRQGKWAGVKPLRLNGTTDSMFGLAVENVGDINQDGYPDIAVGAPYDGFGKVYIYHGSKNGINTKPAQILDGEKTNTNFFGYSIAGNMDLDKNSYPDVAVGSLSDSVNVYRSRPVISIRRNITVQPDRIDLKKKNPEDHGEIRMDVKACFKYTANPRDLNRRIKINYTFEVENERRQLGLPSRVRFSDHSSDQFTASTTLRGQNSWECVTAKLILQEKIKDKLRPIPISVSVKIAGLESPSKRKESALPDLIPILNSNESETETTKVEFLKEGCGEDNECHSNLKLQYRFCAREGNEDRFTYLPLEKGMPVLVLKDQKDIALEITVTNNPSDVKNPQKDGEDAYEAKLIATFPDSLTYSAFREMRSYPEKQLTCGANQNGSQAECELGNPFKRNSNVTFYLILSTTKVNVDTTDLDINLKLETTSTQANLTPITASAKVVLELLLSVTGVAKPSQVYFGGNIIGESAMKSEDDIGNLIEYEFRVTNLGRPLKTFGTASLDIQWPKEISNGKWLLYLMKIDSKGLEKVSCQPEGEINSLRVAESHNSRRKREVAEKQITDGQAFSLFSERKYKTLSCNVNARCVDIKCPLKGFDSKASIVLRSRLWNSTFLEEYSKMNYLDILVRASISVPAAAKNVKLTNEVAQVRVTVFPAKPVDLYTGVPWWIIAVAILAGILMLALLVFLLWKCGFFKRNKKDHYDATYHKAEIHAQPSDKERLTSDA, encoded by the exons atTGCTGGTTGGAGCTCCTCGGGAAAAGGCCTTTCCAGCCCAACAAGCCAACAGAACAGGAGGGCTGTACAGCTGTGACATTGCATCTCCAAGTACAAATTGCCTGCGTGTCAAATTTGATGAGGAAA CTGACCCAAGGATGGAGAGTAAAGAAGATCAATGGATGGGTGTAACTGTCCAGAGTCAGGGGCCAGGAGGAAATGTGGTG ACGTGCGCACATCGCTATGAGAAAAGGCAGTATGTAAACACAGTGCAGGAAACCCGGGATATCATTGGAAGGTGCTATGTGCTCAGCCAGGACCTCACTATTAAGGATGATATGGATAATGGAGTGTGGAGTTTTTGTGATGGTCGTTTGAGAGGCCATGAGAAGTTTGGTTCCTGTCAGCAAGGTGTTGCTGCTACTTTTACTAGAGACTATCATTATATTGTGTTTGGTGCCCCAGGCACTTACAACTGGAAAG gGGTGGTTCGTGCAGAGCAAAAGAATCAGACATTTTATGATCTGGGTATCTTTGATGATGGGCCTTACGAAGTTGGTGATGAGAGCCGCCAGGATAAGAATCTAGTTCCTGTTCCAGCTAACAGTTACTTAG GTTTCTCTTTGGACTCTGGTAAAGGAATTGTCTCCCAAGATGAGATGACTTTTGTGTCTGGTGCCCCAAGAGCGAACCACAGCGGAGCAGTAGTTTTactaaagaaggaaaaaaatcagagagcACTTTCCTTGGAGCACATGTTTGAAGGAGAAGGGCTGGCTTCCTCTTTTGGCTACGATGTTGCTGTTGTGGACCTCAACAGTGATGG CTGGCAGGACATCGTTGTTGGGGCGCCGCAGTACTTTGACAGAAGTGGGGACATCGGGGGTGCCGTGTACATCTACATGAACCGCCAGGGCAAATGGGCAGGCGTGAAGCCTCTTCGCCTAAACGGAACCACTGACTCCATGTTTGGACTTGCAGTAGAAAATGTTGGGGACATTAATCAGGACGGATACCCAG ATATTGCAGTAGGGGCTCCGTACGATGGTTTTGGCAAAGTATACATTTATCATGGATCCAAGAATGGAATAAATACGAAACCAGCACAG ATTCTTGATggtgaaaaaacaaacaccaattTCTTTGGTTACTCTATTGCTGGAAATATGGACCTGGATAAAAATTCCTACCCTGATGTTGCTGTTGGTTCCCTGTCAGATTCTGTAAATGTGTACAG ATCTCGGCCTGTGATAAGCATTAGAAGAAACATTACAGTACAGCCTGATAGAATTGatctaaagaaaaagaaccctGAGGACCATGGTGAAATCAg GATGGATGTGAAAGCATGTTTTAAATATACTGCAAACCCTAGAGATTTAAATCGAAGAATAA AGATCAATTACACGTTTGAAGTGGAAAACGAGAGGCGGCAGCTGGGCCTGCCCTCCAGGGTGCGCTTCAGTGACCACTCCTCTGATCAGTTCACTGCAAGTACAACCCTCAGGGGACAGAACTCATGGGAGTGTGTCACTGCAAAGCTTATACTGCAG gAAAAGATTAAAGATAAGCTACGTCCCATTCCAATATCAGTCAGTGTTAAAATTGCTGGCCTGGAGTCACCATCCAAGAGAAAAGAGAGTGCACTTCCAGATCTCATACCAATTCTAAATTCAAATGAATCTGAAACAGAGACCACAAAA GTGGAGTTCTTAAAAGAAGGATGTGGAGAAGACAATGAATGTCACAGCAACCTTAAGCTTCAGTACCGGTTTTGTGCgagagagggaaatgaagaCAGGTTTACTTATTTACCACT TGAAAAGGGCATGCCAGTGCTTGTTCTGAAAGACCAGAAAGATATTGCCCTGGAAATAACGGTGACAAACAATCCATCTGATgtaaaaaatccacaaaaagaTGGTGAAGATGCATATGAAGCTAAACTAATTGCAACTTTTCCAGACAGTCTGACATACTCTGCATTCAGAGAGATGAGGAGTTATCCT GAAAAACAGCTGACATGTGGTGCTAACCAAAATGGCTCTCAAGCAGAGTGTGAACTTGGAAATCCTTTCAAAAGAAATTCTAAT GTAACCTTTTATCTGATCTTAAGTACCACTAAGGTTAATGTTGATACAACAGACCTAGACATTAACCTGAAGCTGGAAAC AACAAGCACTCAAGCTAATTTGACTCCAATTACAGCCAGTGCTAAAGTGGTTCTTGAATTGCTTTTATCAGTCACTGG AGTTGCTAAGCCTTCTCAGGTATATTTTGGAGGTAACATCATTGGTGAGAGTGCAATGAAATCTGAAGATGATATTGGAAACCTCATAGAGTATGAATTCAGA GTAACTAACTTGGGCAGACCACTGAAAACATTTGGCACTGCTTCCCTGGACATCCAGTGGCCAAAAGAAATTAGTAATGGCAAATGGCTGCTTTATTTGATGAAAATAGACTCCAAAGGCTTGGAAAAAGTCTCCTGTCAACCCGAGGGTGAAATCAACAGTTTGCGTGTTGCG gAATCCCATAACTCCAGAAGAAAGCGTGAAGTTGCAGAGAAGCAGATTACAGATGGCCAGGCATTTTCCTTattctcagaaagaaaatacaagacCTTG AGCTGCAATGTGAATGCACGCTGCGTGGATATAAAGTGTCCCCTGAAGGGTTTTGACAGCAAGGCATCTATTGTGCTGCGTTCCAGGCTGTGGAACAGCACCTTCCTAGAG GAATACTCAAAAATGAATTACCTTGACATTCTGGTTAGGGCTTCTATCagtgttcctgctgcagctaAGAATGTTAAACTCACAAATGAAGTTGCTCAG gtcCGTGTTACTGTATTTCCTGCAAAACCAGTAGACCTTTATACAGGGGTTCCATGGTGGATCATTGCAGTGGCTATCCTTGCTGGAATACTCATGCTTGCACTCTTGGTGTTCTTACTATGGAAG